The Gemmata palustris genome includes a region encoding these proteins:
- the rimI gene encoding ribosomal protein S18-alanine N-acetyltransferase: protein MSISRAPRRDRIETDANAIHIRWMIRRDMPDVMGIELSSFEYAWTEDDFLRCLRQRNCIGMVAERGDTIIGFMIYELHRARLQLLNFAVAPAVRRSGVGGLLINKLIYKLCSHRRQKLSLAVREGNTAAQLFFRAHRFKAARVLRNYYEDSGEDAYQMEYKPAEEEWAEFGGEPINRVAMFEES, encoded by the coding sequence ATGAGCATTAGTCGTGCGCCACGCAGGGACCGGATCGAAACGGACGCGAACGCGATCCACATTCGTTGGATGATCCGGCGGGACATGCCGGACGTCATGGGCATCGAGTTGTCGAGCTTCGAGTACGCCTGGACCGAGGACGACTTCCTCCGGTGCCTGCGCCAGCGGAACTGCATCGGGATGGTCGCCGAGCGGGGCGACACGATCATCGGGTTCATGATTTATGAACTGCACCGGGCGCGCCTCCAGCTCCTGAATTTCGCGGTCGCACCCGCGGTTCGTCGGAGCGGGGTGGGCGGGCTGCTCATCAACAAGCTGATCTACAAACTGTGCAGCCACCGCCGGCAGAAGCTGAGCCTCGCGGTGCGCGAGGGGAACACGGCCGCGCAACTGTTCTTCCGGGCGCACCGGTTCAAGGCGGCCCGCGTCCTCCGCAACTACTACGAGGACAGCGGCGAGGACGCCTACCAGATGGAGTACAAGCCCGCGGAAGAGGAGTGGGCCGAGTTCGGTGGCGAACCGATCAACCGCGTCGCGATGTTTGAAGAGAGCTGA